Within Ipomoea triloba cultivar NCNSP0323 chromosome 9, ASM357664v1, the genomic segment tattttcctcaaaaaggTTTTCGCTGGGTAAGCATCCAATCTGTAGATTTTAACATGTCTACAATACAACATTATACTTTGAAAAGTTATAGATCGTTCTTCAGTTTTTTGTGGGGGAAATCATTTTCAGAGTTTAGAACTGGCAATCTACTGAGAGTACTCTTTTGCTATGATGGATGTGTCAGGCTCAATAATATTGTGGATCCTGTCCATTTGAGATTCATAAGAGTTGGAAATCGTAATATAGAATTGTCCAGAGCTTACGAATTCCTAAAGTCAAGACGTAGAGAGAGTATAGAATTGTCAAGGTCTTGGAATCTTCAAACACTTGATTGTTATGGAAGAGTATCATATGGATTAGATGAAGGAGGGAAGTTTTCGCACTTTCCACAACTACACTATATTTGTTGCAATGACAATTTTTGTGGAAATCCTcccaattttgttaaaaaacttTATTGGATCAGTGCTGATGATTGCTCAAAAGAATACATTACCAATATTCCATGCTTGAAGAAGGTAGGTATTCAAGGTGAAGGGAGAGAGAGTAATGCATGCATTGCGAACTTAGCCTATTTAGAGCAACTCGAGGGACTTCGAATTTTAAGTCAGTTTGGAACACATTCTCCAATTAATAATGATATTGTTCTCTTGAAAAACCTTAGGAAGTTGGCATTAGATGATATTAGATTTGAGTGGGAGAAAATTAATATTCTTAGCAAGTTGCCTAGGCTAGAAGTGCTCAAGTTACTATGGAACTCATGCGTTGGCAAAGAATGGAAAATATTCCAAATACAAGAAGAGGAAGTGATATTTTGCCAGTTAATTACTTTAGTTATCGCTTATTGTAATCTCGAGCGTTGGGAAGCTAGTAGTCATAATTTCCCAAAACTTGAGCACTTATATACTAGGTATTGCTCTGAATTGAGAGAGATCCCAATTGACTTTGCTGAAATTTCGACATTGAAGTCAATCAAATTAATGGGATGTCTTCATTCTGCTGTGGAATCAGCCAAGAAAATTCAAGACGAGCAACGTGACTATGGAAACAACGATATGGTTGTTATTGAGAAAGAAACATTAGATGTATGTCACCCTTGAAACTttcttaattgtattttttcaaCTCGGGCcaaccaaatttaattaaattaagtgaCTCATATGGCAGGTTTTGAAATCTGAGAAAGGCCTGAGCGAAGAAGCAAGAGTCAGAAGTGGATAACTGATAATTGATACCTTCCTTGTATTCACTTTTAGGCAGAAGACAACAATAATGGTATGTTTTCAAGAACCCATAATTGTAATTACATACATACAGGACTGTATTTGCGGTTTGATTCATGCGATTGGCAACAACATTATTTTACAAGAAGAAGATGTTTAATTACATTGATTATTTTCAGTGTATGTTGGTCTGCATAGAGAGAGCCAACCCGTAATGCTACTTTTCACTTGCTAGTACAATACAGTACAGTGACTTCTCATAGCAGCACAACAgtctttcttttaattaattaatgtttctTCTACTATACACTTCATACTATATTTTCACACCTGATGTGGCTATAATTGcacaaattaaattagattGAAATGAAATTGGTTATTGAAGtagtacattatattatattatactcccAATTGAAATGACTTCAGGTAATATTTGGAAGCTTTCAATGTGTTGGCTCAAAGGCAAAGATCATAGCTGAACAAATCTGAtggggagagagagagtattGCTGCCCAGAAGGCCAGGCTTTTGTAGAAACTCATTCAAGAATCTAATGCTTGCAAGAATTCATGGATAAtgaatatatgcatgcatgtatgcaaTCTATTTCTTGGAGTTTAGTTGTTGGAATCATATCAGACAATCACGAAATTCCGGGGAGTGCTCAAATTTCATGTCTTGTATTTTAGTAATGAATTTGAAGCTTAAAACTGTAAAATACTCTTGAAGTTTATATTtgcaatgtgtgtgtgtgtgttttatatgcatatatatgcagTTTGATGATGATAGAGTGTTAAGAATTCAAGCTAATTAAGAAGATTGCTTTGCTTAAAGAAAGCATCTCAGTGGTTGGTTTTGGCATTTCAGCTTTAATTTGCtatttttaacaaatgtaatGTACCCTCTGATCTGTTAGTTTGTGAATGATGCATGATGTATGTGCAATGCAATACTGAGTtctattttctatccctttatATATTCATACTTAGTTCACTTGTAATCTTGTATGTAATTAAAACCTTAATTTTCAAGCACACATTGTGttgtttttcttgattttcccaATTCAATATTGGTTTTGTTCAGAATAGCAGAATGAAAGGTCGTGCACTTTAATTTTAGTCAGAGCTCAGAATGGTAGGTATTCAAGATTACAGATTTATGATTGCAGCATTCTAGCTACTTGCAATTTCATTCATGCATTTCATTTCTCACGTGCAGGAGACAACTAACATTATTCTACAACAAGATCAGAACATGTTTTACATAGATTAGAAAGTTTGGttcttttgatttgttttaggTGGTGCGGGCCGTAATGATTTGCAGAAGTTATGTTAAACATTTTTGTTGGAAATATGAAATCTTTGATTAAATACTTCAATTTGTTGATGGCATGGTTAGGCACATACATTCTGCATCTAACTGGGGTTGGTACGTGTGGTTGATGAATGCAATTAAGTTGAAATTCCTAGATCTAGTTGAAGGCCAAATTAAAGGAACATTATTGTGTTCAAGATTGATGAGGTTGGAATTAAATGGTATGAGATTTGAGTTGGGCGGTGGGgccaaattaatatttttagcaAGTTGTCTAGGCTCAAGGTGCTCAAATTGTACTGGGATTCCTGTGTAGCTAAAGAATGAGATATACAAGTGGAAATGATATTTTACCAGTTAATTACTTCAGTTATCTCCTCTCAATGTGATCTCAAGCATTGGAAAGCTAGTAGCCTTAATTTTCCAAAACTTAAGCACCTATATACTAGGTATTGCTATGAATTGAGAGAGATTCCAATTGACTTTGCTGAAATTTTAACATTGAAGTCAATTGAATTAAGGGAATGCCTTACATCTGTCGTGAAATCAGCCCAGAAAATTTAGGATGAGCAACATATATGGCTCTGAAAACTATGATATGGTTGCTATTGAGATAGAAACATTAGATGTATGTCACCCTTTCTCTatcttaatttcattttttcaacTCATCCAagcaaatttaattaattaaattcagtTACTCATGATATGTTAACAATCTAATAAATGAGTAGGTTTCAAGTTAACCAATACAACGTAACTGCCGGACcctaacacttaaggtgcgcaaaTTCAACACTTAAGTGCATCAGTTCAACAATAGTACGAGGAGAGTGAACCAGTTCCCAAtaagcgtttttttttttaatttttatttatttgagctATTGATCTAAATTTGATAAACGACTCAGATTTCTCACCcaaaaaacttttcaaatttcCAAACAAACCTTAAGTGACCAGAAAAGTATTAGAACTAGCTCTAATATTTCCAAACGGACACATTCGTCTATGAAAACTAGCTCTAGAAAATTGCGCTTGTGGTTGATTAgcttatcacttttttttttttaatacaactgactcTATTATATTGAAGCACAATAAGTCAATACTATTTTCattgaggctcgatctcatgacctcccatatgtcatctgagcacaatgtATTTAGCTATTAGCTTATTACTTAATTAGCTTAACACCCTTTTTGGTCCACTATTGAGATGACAAAACACACTAAAAACGTAACTACATACACATTAATTAAAACCAACATATTGCTGGAAAGTCTTGCTTGGCCAACCACTACAACATTTGATATGTTCTCCATCAACAACAAGCATTTGTCATTATCTAACCCATTAATTAAAACCAACATATTGCTGGAAAGTCTTGCTTGGCCAACGACCACAACATTTAATATGTTCTCCATCAACAAGAAGCATTTGTCATTatctaacctttttttttttttgcgtaataAACAATATTGGCTCCACTGAGGCTTcaacccaccccctcccatgtaggggtgcaaccgggtgtcactagaccacaaggtcttcgACATCATTATCTAACCTTATTCTTTGAATTTAAGCATTTAATTCTGTAATAATTTGATTTGGAATTAGTGATACGACATGTTACAAAAAAGCTACTGAAAccttaaaccaaaaaaaaaaaaaactattccaTTTATGTTAAAGATGTTATCCGGACAATCTCAACCAAACTGGTCAAACTATTGGCTTTCATTATCTACCTCTAATTTTTAACTCAATCTATAACGAAACTTGTCGAACTAATGAGAGTGAATGTTATTGAATTATTTCCAATAATGATTACAGATAATAATACAAAGCTTCAACTCTACATAATAGACTTAAGACTATGACTCTAAGCTAACAGCTAATACTTGGTCTAACACACCCCCTCCACCCTCAAACACAAGGTTGGAGGGCGACAACATTGAGCATGTCTCGCAGAGCTGTGAAGCGTGTTGCTGGTAGCAGTTTGGTGAAAATGTCCGCTAATTGACCCTTCGTAGACACAAAGTTGACCCGGAAGTCCCTAGATGCGACTTTATCACGGACGAATTGGTAATCGATTTCGACATGCTTGGTCCTCGTGTGGAACACTGGGTTAGCACACATGTAGGTTGcgccaagattatcacaccagaGCGTCGCTGGCCGGCCTGAATGCAACCCTAATTTCTTTAATAACGAAATGACTTAGGTAACCTCAGCAGATACGTCGGCCAGACCTTTATATTCAACTTCAGTTGAGGAACGGGCCATAGTGCGCTGCTTGCGCGATACCCACGAAACCAGGTTGGAGTCGAGAAAGACAGCATTCCGCTTGTGGACTTGTGATCAATAGGACACCCCGCCCAATCAGAGTCGAAGAAGGCGTGAATATCATTTGATAGTGACGGGGTCATGTGTAGTCCGTAGTCCATCGTGCCTTTAACATACCTTAAAACCCGTTTTAAAAGACCCCAATGTTCAGTCGTAGGAGCATGCATAAACTGACATAAATGATTCACCGAATAAGATAAGTCCGGACGTGTTATAGTCAAATACTGGAGTGCCCCGGCCAAGCGTCTATACTGCGTCACGGATGCGGGAGTGGCAAGAGGTTTACAGTCAGTCATTCCGGCCCGCTTTAATAAGTCACCAATGTAGCGACGTTGAGACAGAACCAAACCTCCATGAACCGCTAATGTCTCAATACCGAGGAAGAATCCTGGCGTCCTCAAGTCCCTTATCTTGAAGGCAGATGACAGACGTTGCAGCAAGGTGTCAATCAGCACTGAGTTATCCCCCATCATAATAATGTCGTCAACATACACAAGTAAAAAGACTTTAGAAGAGCCCGTCGCATAGTGAAAGAGCGAGACATCAGTTTTGGAAGCCGAGAAACCTGTGGTGAGCTGACATCAGGGAGCGCTGTAGATGGCATATATATCGGGGTGAGCTGGATCCTCGTAGCCTGGTGGTTGCCGCATAATACAGATAATAATACAAAGCTTCAACTCTACATAATATGCTTAAGACTACAACTCTAGCTAATACTTGGTCTAACAGAACTATTGGCTGTCGTTATCTACCTCTAATCTTTAACTCaatgtatatatgaatttactatatataatatattacaagTTGCAGAAAGCCACAGAAATTATAACATAATAAACTACTAAAATCAATAAATGCTACCAATTGCAACTTGCAGCTAGCTAATTAAAAATGCTTCAATTCATTCCCTCTTGCAATTATTGGActtattagaataaaaacaGGGGTAAGCAATAGGGCTGTGCATCGGACGGGTTCGGACGGTTCGGATATTATAACCCCAAATCCGTTCGGAGTTCGGTTTGTATTTTCTTAATCCGATCCGTATAAATTAATTAGCAAAATTATCGGATATTATAAAGTCGGATTCGGGCGAATTTAATCGGATATTCGGGTGTGTTCGGATTGAATTAAACAAATCTCAAGAACCTTCTTTCTGTAGAACTGGATGAGCCAAAAGAAATAACTGAGATGTATACACCTGGAGGACCAAGTCTGAGCTCAAGTTCTTCATCTTCTTAAACTCCATAGCCTTTTCTTTCCCATGAGATCTGTCTTGCTTTGGGAGaaaaaaagcaataaacttACCTGCAGTTGTATTAGCGACAGCAAGGCCGAGCCGTGGAGACCTGTGGCGGAGGCGAGGCGGTGACTAGCCATCTGGCAGGGGTAGAAGCAGAACTGCAAAAGCGGAGATGCGAAGTGGAGGCAATCAGGCAGAGGCGGAGGACTAGGTTTCCTTTTCAACTGATGGATTCCATATAGGCTCAAGGCCTCAGCCCTCAAGCAATAAGCATGCGtgtacaatttaaataaataaataaataaaagaaagaagaagccTGCGTATATAGTACACCTTGGGAAGAAAAAAAGCCAACTTTTGAGGGGTCCAAGGGAATATTTCCTAGTGgactaattatttatttatttataagtagtggatttttttgaaaaaaagtagtggattaattatttattctataaTGGTATACAcagtacacacatatatatattctattccTAGTGTGCCGTTtgaacatattatatatatatatatatatatatatatatatatatatttatttatttatttatttaatcggATTATCGGGCGGATCGGGTGAACAATATTCAAACCCAACCCGATTTTTAATTTTCCGAAACAAATGTTGGGCGGATCGATTTTTTATTCATCGGATTCGGGCTTCCATTCGGGCAGATTTTCAGATCTCGGATCGGGCGGGTTTCTCGGGTTGGGTCGGGTATGCTCAGCCCTAGTAAGCAATTATAGTATAATCGGTATGTCCTCAAAACTCCAAAACTGTCATTGTGAACTGTGCAAATAAACAAATGATTTGAAGGTTCTCATTGGCTAAAAACAGGAGTAAGCAATTAAAGACTTGGCAACaaccaaaatattattattattatattattttcccaAAAAGAAATTAAGTATTTTGTGACTATATTCCTATAATTTGAATTAGTAGTGCAAGTTGCAGAGGCCACCAAAATCTCTGCAGCATAACCCAATTCCAGTTCACTTCATATCAACTTCATCTTCATATTCCTTCTGCTACCCTTCACTCCAACAAACTCAGAAAACAACTTTCCTTTCCATTACACCTACACAGAGCTAGTTAGAGACACAGAGAGAAGAATGGCTTGTGTGGTTGTACTTTCTCTTATGAGGACACTTGAGCTTGAGTTCTTGCAACCTCTCAAGTGTACAAGACATTGATGCCATCACTCAAGAGTTGGCAAAAGCCATGGAGGAGTATCAGCTTTTCAAACATCTACAAGCAGGAACAAAGCAGGCTGCCCCCCTTAATGTTTTACCAATACCTACTTACCAAGTTACAACCGTGCCTGATTCTTCCCACCATGCCTCACGCTCCAAAGAAATAATGGTTGGAAAACAGGATGAGTTCGACATTATAAAGGAGATGCTAATCCAACATCCATATGAGCAACTAGAAATTGTCTCCATTAAAGGTATGGGAGGTATTGGTAAGACAACATTAGATGATTCATCAATCACTTCCTACTTTGATAAGCGAGCATGGACTGTCGCATCACAACATCACAATAAGAGGCAAATGCTCTTAGATCTCCTTGATTCCAAACACGATGCAGACAAACGCAGTGATGGGGACCTAGCATTACAACTCTACCAAAGTTTCAAGAAGTGTCAAAGATACTTGGTTGTGATAGATGACATATGGAGCGCAGAGGCATGGTATGCTGTCAAAACTTGCTTTCCCGATGATGGAAATGGTAGTCGAGTATTGTTGACAACTCGCTTTGCAGAGGTGGCCAATCATATCTGCATCAAAGATAACTTTTCTCATCAAATGCAATTGTTAGAACAAAGAGAGAGTTGGCAACTATTTTATGAAAAGACATGCAAATCTCGGGGTGCTGAATTTGAAACGATTGGGAGACCAGTAGTTGAAAAATGCAAAGGACTGCCTTTGGCAATTATTCTAGTTGCAGGCCTTTTTTCCAAACTCAACACTCTAGATGAGTGGAAGAATACTGCCAATGCTCTAAGTTCTTCTTCAGCAACTACTCTAGATGA encodes:
- the LOC116029597 gene encoding uncharacterized protein LOC116029597; this translates as MGDNSVLIDTLLQRLSSAFKIRDLRTPGFFLGIETLAVHGGLVLSQRRYIGDLLKRAGMTDCKPLATPASVTQYRRLAGALQYLTITRPDLSYSVNHLCQFMHAPTTEHWGLLKRVLRYVKGTMDYGLHMTPSLSNDIHAFFDSDWAGCPIDHKSTSGMLSFSTPTWFRGYRASSALWPVPQLKLNIKVWPTYLLRLPKSFRY
- the LOC116029598 gene encoding disease resistance protein RPP13-like; translated protein: MEEYQLFKHLQAGTKQAAPLNVLPIPTYQVTTVPDSSHHASRSKEIMVGKQDEFDIIKEMLIQHPYEQLEIVSIKGMGGIGKTTLDDSSITSYFDKRAWTVASQHHNKRQMLLDLLDSKHDADKRSDGDLALQLYQSFKKCQRYLVVIDDIWSAEAWYAVKTCFPDDGNGSRVLLTTRFAEVANHICIKDNFSHQMQLLEQRESWQLFYEKTCKSRGAEFETIGRPVVEKCKGLPLAIILVAGLFSKLNTLDEWKNTANALSSSSATTLDDKECLRILLLSYNHLPHNLKACFLYLGVFPEDHEIKTNNLARLWLAKGLVKTFENESFDAMANRKLALYGISFEWEEINILSKLPRLDVLKLRWQSCSIKLRACRHSAVELAKKIQDEQRDYGNYDMVLIEEETLYVINVGELALYACVHSLCNNVCTVQIYKVPFHIEIDLELARITASNSS